The Ornithorhynchus anatinus isolate Pmale09 chromosome 11, mOrnAna1.pri.v4, whole genome shotgun sequence genomic interval GCTGGGGCTGCAGGACGGCCAGGGGGCTGGCAAgggctgggcgggggtgggggtggcaccgGAAGGCAGGGAGACTGATGGTTTCTTTGCCTCTTCAGATCGCCAACTGCGTGGGTAAAAATGGGTACCCCGCACCCAATGTCACCTGGTACAAGAATCGGACATCCTTGAAGCAGGAGAAAGATAGTGGGTACCCAAacgctcccctctgcccccggcctgtaACCACTCCCCATCCTAGGGACGGGCACATGGCCAGAGCCAGCTAGAAGGAAGCTTCTGGCTGGGTCAGGTGCCGCTGTCTGCCATCTTGGGTCAGCTCCGCGGGATACACAGCGCCCTGAGGGCAGCCTCGGGACGCTCTTTTCCATGTTTCGGGATCGACCGACCGACACCTCTagagtcctcctttcctccacgTCCACTGCCCCTACTCGGGGGGGATAAGTCCCACGCTTGCCAGCACAATTGGGCAGCAACCAGTGACTGGACCCGACCCCCACGCCTTCAGGGCCTGTGACCCAGGCTGAGGGGCACCGGGGAGGGGGCCTCGGGAGGGGAAAGCCTCGGGGGCGGAGCTCCACCTAGGCACGGGGAAGGCTGAATGATGCctccccgggccctgccctcccTAGAGGTCAACATCCTCTCGACACGGATCAAAGAGTCCAACGGGCTGTACACCGTGAGCAGCCACCTCTGGGCCCAACTGGAGAAGGGGGACGAGAACGCCCGTTTCTACTGCGAGCTGAGCTACCGGCTACCCGGGGGAGAACACATGCTGGAGTCCAAGGACGTCACCATCCCCATCTTCTGTGagtccctgggggtgggggcgggggaaggggcggggacccCCGCCGGGGCAAGCCGCCCTGGCCGCGACCCTGCACCCGGGccgacccccggctcccctctGCCCGGCCAGATCCGTCCGAGAAAGTCTGGCTGGAGGTGTCGCCCGTGGCGCCGCTCAAAGAGGGGGACACCGTGGTGCTGCAGTGCCAGGCCGACGGGAACCCGCCGCCGGAATTCACCTACTGGAAGAAGGTGGGCGAGGGCGGGCGCCGGGCCCGTgagggagggcggggtgggggcgcggCAGGCCTGCCCTGGCTCCTGTGGCACCGAGGGTCTGTTTTGACCCCGCCTCCTTCCACCAAGGATGCCGCGGGGCAGTGGCAGGAACTGAAGGATACCCGGGGCGGGCCCCTGACACTGAAGACGGTCTCCAGGGAGGACAGCGGTCACTACCAGTGCCGGGGCCTGGACCTAGACGCGTTGACCGAACTGATTGGCGACGAGCAGCAGCTACTGGTGAACTGTAAGGGGGCTTgggcgtgggggagggggtttgcgCAGCGGCACGCGGAGGGATCGCCgccgcagggggaggggggcgcaccCCAGATGCTTactgggggcgggaggcggggatgaTGCCCAGCAGGACACTCTGACCGGCGGTGGTCCCCGGCACCCCAGGTCAGCGGGCAGGTTGTCCCGGACGGGCAAGTCAGGAAGGTCCTCATCATCCCGCAGGGACCCGTTGCTTCAGAGCCACAGGCTTCTCCGCCAGGGGGTCGGTAACCGGAGCGTGCCGCGCTCATCCCGCTCCCTTCCCAGCTGGCCGTGAGCGGCTCCCTGCCGGCCATGGACGGTCTCTGCTGGCCGGAGGGACCCGAGCGCTTTCCGCGCGCCCTGGCCTTCAGCTCTTTGGGCCTATCCACCGGGCAGGCATCGGGAGTCCGTCCCGTGGACTGGGGGGCTCCATGGGAGAgggggcccccgggccgggccgcctagCGTGCTCCGGGAAATGGGACTCCCGGAAAGGGCCGACTCCCACCCCCGCCATCCTATGGCCCCTGGCCCTCCCCCAGCACGCCTCCAGGCAcacgccttccctcccccaaccctggggGGGATCGAGGGGAAATGACATTCGTGTCTTTACTGTTCCCTGAGAAGGGCAGAGCCGCTCCCCCaaacccccgctccccctcctcagAAAAGGCGGCCACACCCATCTGTTGCCCCCCGCTCTCATCACAGACGTATCCAACGTCCGAGTCCACCCCAAGGTGGCCGTGGGGCACGAGGGCGGTAGCCTGACCGTGAACTGTACTGCGGAGAGCAACCTGCCCCTGGACTTCCAGTGGCAGCGGGaaaaggtgagggagggggctgggagggagggaggaggaggggggaagggagagggagattgggggaaaggggttggggcagTTGGACCCGGGGGCCCTGGAGGGACTGGGATCCGGCCCTCTGCCCCGGGTGACTCGGCCACCCCCGTCCCGCCAGGGCTCCAAGATCCTGGCGACGGGCCCCATCCTGCACCTGAGCGACCTGAGCCGCGACACGGCCGGGGGCTACCGCTGCGTGGCGTCCGTGCCCGGTGTGGCCGGCCTGGCCCGTAGCAAGCCCTTCAACGTCTCCGTCCACAGTGAGAGCCGGGGCGTGAGGGGTGGGGTGCCCTGGGGGTCGGGCTCGGCCCCTgaccgcccctctccctcccctccgccgcctcTTCCGGCTAGCCTGGGAGAGACGGGTGAGGGGGGAACCGGGTTCAACCCGGAGTTACCCCGCTGGGGCAGGGCACTCGATGAGCGGGTTTTAACACGAGCCGTGATGCCGGCTCAGGCCATGGGGAACGGATCCAGGGTTTGGGGGCATCTGGCTCTCCCTGCCCACTGCAgcaacctcctctctcccccctccccacccagggtcCCCACGCGTGACGGCGAAGCCCGGGCGGGTACCCGTGCACGAAAACGAGCTGGTGAACCTGACGTGCGAGGCCTCGGGGCACCCCCAGCCCAAGCTCAGCTGGAGCACCAACGGCACCGTGAGCGGGAAACCCGTCTCCCTTGCCCTCGcggacccctccctctcccctcgcccacccccagccccggtccccggactccctcccccggccctccccgtgaACCGGCCCCCCTCTCCCGGTCAGGTCCTCCACCAAACCATCAACCACCACGTGCTGAGTACCCTGAGCGTGCTGGTGACCCCCGAACTCCTGGAGACGGGCGTTGTGTGCCAAGCGACCAACAAACTGGGCAGCAatgccaccaccatcctcctggaGCTAGGTGAGGACCGGTCCCCCCCACTCCCGCAGACGgagccccaggccccaggccgTAGCCTTCAGTCCCTCTAACCCTTCTCTTCGCCCGCTTCTCCCAGTCAGCTTCACCACCCTGACTCCGGGCATCACCGCCGTGCCAAACTCCACCCCCAGGGCCGACCCCACCGGCCGGACCAACCCTAACGGCACCTCCACAGgtaagggggcggggggctcggggagggccCCCGTGGGCACCCGCTGCCCCCTCTCACCTGtcgctctccttcctccccgcgCCCACGGCAGGGGATGCTGTGCACAAAGGTAAGCGTtgtcccgggcggggggcggccgggcccgggacggCCCCGGCGGGGAGGCCCAGACcgtgaccgggggcgggggggtgtctcCGGAGAGCAGAGCATAAGCGCCAGGAGAGCAAGGGGGTGGTGATCGTGGCCATCATCGTCTGCATCCTGGTCCTGGCCGTGCTCGGAGCCGTCCTCTACTTCCTCCACAAGAAGGGCAAGCTGCCCTGCGGCCGCTCGGGCAAGCAGGACATGTAagccggccggccgccccctccccgctcccgggcGGCCCCCGACAGGCCTCACCGCCCCCCGTCCCGTCTCaagtccgccccctccccccccgcccccggctgtgCCAACCCCGCTCACCGACCCCTATCATGctggcagagcacaggcccgcttcgccccagctccccttctcccgaCCTCTCCCGAACCAGTCGCCCGagaccccttttcccctcccggccccctcccccccgcccattcccccggcccagccccggcccctcctcgccgacctctccccacccctccctccctcctcccagcacgCTGCCTGCAGTGCGTAAGGACGAGATTGTAGTTGAAGTTAAGTCAGATAAGCTCCCCGAGGAGATGGGCCTGCTCCAGGGCACCAACGGCAACAAGCGGGCTGCAGGAGACCAGGTAGGAAGTGGGGTCCCCCAGGCAGCGCCCGCCGGCcgggcccttccccgcccccccggctccgGGGTCTGAGGAGCTGGGCccgtcctgcctctcctctccctccctgacctttGCCCTCTGGCAAGGCTGGGCATTAGAGAGGCAGGAACCTCAGGACTCTCCCGGCCTTGCTGTAGCGGGCCAAGGTCGCCAGTGGTAGCTGGTccccgggggagaggggcaggagcaggagagggtggggggagagggggaaaccagcggggaggtcagaggtcagagagcACCGCTCCCCTCGGCATGGCTGCGGCtccatcgcctcctcctcctcttccccggggCCGAGGGTGGCGGCGAGAGCGAGGAATCTGGGACTCAGAACCCGAGGATGACCCCGGACCCCACCcccggctgccccccccccccccccgttgggggcgggggagggagtgggggggagaggCGACCCTCCCTTTCCTGGCTTGTGCAGCATCTTCCATCGAGCActgcccagcccccgcccctcccggtccccggcctccctccgacCCCACCTCCGTCCCCGGGCACCGTTCCTGGACTTGCCCTCACTCTCCTCCGCTTCCAGGGAGAGAAGTACATCGATGTGAAGCACTAGCGTCCCCGGTCCGGGCcgtgctccccccgcccctcctgaacagctgctcctgctcctcctgctcctcttcctccccggcgCCTGGGACGGAGGCCAGAGCCCCGCAGATGGTCTGCGGGATGGACCCGACCCGGTCCGGCCCCCCGCCGACcctgggccggggccgccggcgggCCGAGCCGTCGCCGGCGGAGAGCGGGGTCtgggccggccccctccctcccgggccgcgGGGGCGGTTGGGGCCCCGGTCCCGAGGGAGAGCCCCCACGGTCCGCTCCGGAGAGACCTCCGACGGCTCCCCCTTGCTCCGCCCTCCTCCGGGCTCGGAGTCAAGCCGGTTCTGCCACCccgaacactgtgagcccccgccccccccgacccacAGCCTCGCCCGACTGAAACACTGTGCAGCTCCTGCGGCCGCGGGCCTCTCTCCGGGGCCAAGAGGCCCGCGGCAGCCACGGCGTGGGTGACCATTTCAGCTCTCttgcctctttcttcttccccccgggccttcccccccacccccacttccccggCAGAGATCTAGGCCGGGACTGACCCCTTCCCCTACTTTAGCACTGGGTTGAACAGCTCCCGCGGGGACGAACGGTACTAGCAGTtaggaaagggggtggggctcggtttatatatatatagttctgTCGGATTGAGTGTAAATTTACCAGTTTCTCTGTTGAGgttgtttttatatatatatatatatatatacacatatatatatgtgtgtgtgtacgtaagTGACAATAAAGCTGAATGGTCCCACAGCCTGCTCTCCGCCTTGTCTGTCTCGAGCCCGACTGCAgcagggcccggccgggggccgggcggccgccGGCAAGGAGCGGGAGGCTCTGGGGTGCCCaatgtggggaggaagaggaacgccggcccccggcccctcgcccttTCCCACCCTTCCTCGGGGGAGGCCGGCCGGTTCTGCCCTCGGGAAGCCCGGACGGCAAGTCTGCTACGACAAAAGGaactttatttaaaaataaattttttgGACAGACACGGGTGCGTGAAAAAAGCTCTTTAGTGGGCTGCGTATGGGaatgaaaaaaattaataaataacattagtaTAACCAACCTCTACACATTAACGACGGACCGGCGAAACAAAACGAGGACTCGAAAAACCCAAAATGAATCTTAAAGCTCCGCTAGTCTCTGTAAGAATATTTACCTTCTGTTTCTCTTATTCTTTACAGGTGAGAGTGATTAAATACTGCTAATataaattttttatattaatgacaCTTATACTTTTTAAAATAGTCCATGAAAATCTTGTCTGTGTTTAACACTGATATCCTACAAATTGTCCTTCCTCGTCCCAGGGAGGTAAAAGCTACCGGCTCCTCCCCtggcccctgcccaccccaagaATCACCaaaggatgaagagtgtgaattAAAAAATAGAATTTGCTTTTCTCTCCTGCCCCTATCATTGGTTTCAGGTGGGGAACGAGTGAAGCGAGAGGGAGACGAGACAAGGACAAAATGCCACGGAGCAGAGAAAACGACGGTTGCTCTTCCTCGGCCGGACGGAGCCGCTTCCGGCCAGGACGCTGGGcttgggacggggaggggcgggggggaccggcggcccggcccaccctccgcggcccccaccccaccccacgagAGTGGGGGAGTCCCCAGAGGCACCAACTGTTTAATGCTGAGAGGCAGCGGCCCCCACgcgaagggagaggctggggtcCAAAGCCCCCAGAAGCCACTCCAGtttcggggctgggggaggcccagACGGTGGGGAGGTTGGGAATCGGGGCCCCGCGTCCTAGGCGGGGAACCTGGAGGGTGCCATCAAGGCGGCTTCTGGTCTGGGCCGGTCTAGGGAGATCGGGGGACCTCCGTCCTCCCTTCAGATGGGGCAGGAGCGCCGGGGCCGACGGACGACCCACCCCGGCTAGGCCGCGGGACCCGGCCAGGCCCCAGTATGGATGTCGAGGCtgctggggagggcggggccctTGGGACTCCACATTAAGGTACTGAAATGCAGCCAGGGATGCAGGGTTCCCTTAGAAAGGCACAAaacgtttggtttttttttttctccccatgtgagaaaatgaaaacaaagcagAAACACATCCATTTTGGGGCAAAGTCCCTCGCAGGAGAAACGTGAGTCACCTGGGTAGGGGGTGGGCAGCAGGCCTCCCCAGCCTCGGCTTCCCCGCcagcctccccgtcccctcccggagTGCCTCGCGGCAAGGAGCCCGGCCTTTCCCCTGAAGCTGCAAGGACCCGGGGATTCGAGCCGAAAAGGTTCAGGATGGAGAATCCGTGGGCTGGGCCCAGGCCCATCTACCAGTCCTGCCCTAGCCCGGCTCCTAAGTGGGATGAGGCCACGGTGGAggcagcgggggagggaggggtttgcCCACGGGGCAGATGTCATGGGCCTTAAACCCAGACGCGGAGGCGCCTGTGCCCCAAGGGATTCAGAACGAGCCCGGGCTCGCCCGGCCCTTCCCCGCCGTGGCCACCGTGGGTCCAAGCAGGGTGCTACCGAGGCCTTTGTGGGGCAGGATGGTTGGAGGAAGGGGCCGGCGGAAAGCCTCGGCAGGAAGACCTCTGAGGAATGAAGTCCGGGAACTGGGAGCTCGGCTCTCtcctgggccgggggtcgggaggaGGGGGAACCAGGGACTCGGGGGGGCGTTTCGTCCCGGTCGTTCCCGCGCCGGCTCGCGGCCGGTCGGATGACGAAGGGCGGACCGGCACAGCTGCCAAATCGGTAGGAGATCCAGGACTGGCCTCCGGCCCTCGCCCTGCACAGACGCAGGGAGGGGCGTCCGCATTCTTCCCGAGTCCCAcacggagaggtggggaggggagatctcCGCACAGCTGCCGGTCGgcagccggcccccgcccctcggaCGCTCCCTCCTGGCTCAAACCTCCCGGCTGGTACAGGTCTGCATTTCCCCTCTCCGGGCGGGCCTGGCTTCCAGAGGCAGAGGGCCGCCTCTCTGCCTCACCCGCTGCCCACACCGCTCAAGGCCCCGGCCCGAAGGCCCGGTGCCCGGTCGCCCACGCCTTGTGGACggacaggaggaggagcggaagtagctcaggggaggaggggggtacgGCCCACCTGCCACTCCTTCCTGAAAACGGGCTCTTGGCTGGGGCCCTGCAGGAGACTCCCGGATTGGCCAAAACGGATGGGCCGAAACAGATGTTGTgtgagtggggaggggacgggatggcggggggagaggagggaaggggaggaagatctAGGCCTGGGGCAGGGCAGGTGGGGTGTCTGGTCCAGTCCGTTTTTTCACCCTGCCGGGCGAGGGAAGCAGCCCCGATTCCCTAgaactgcttctcccctcccacaaATCCGCAGGCCCGGTGACCCAAGGCGGGTCGGACTCTGGCCACCGAGGCAAGCGGCAGCCAGAgcccgcgggggcggggagggcgtggAATGTATCCGAAGGCCTCTACCTCGTTACCGCCATCGTGCAATTAGGAGACTTAAAATATCGCATTTCCCCAAATCCGTGTCCCTATAGAAACAGTGCTTCGGAGTGACCAGTGTTAGCTGCTAATGTCGAACACGTCTGTAATGATACAGCAATAATTCtggtttccccctcccacccacccacccgacAAACAAGCCAACACAACCGCACACGAAAGTCATCGTCCGGAACCCCCTGGTTAGTGAGACCAGTTCCGGCCTGCCCGGGGCAAACGAAGCaccaaggaggggaagggggatgccggggagagggaggctgtAAAAATCACAGAACTCAGAGCTATGCACAGACAATCCAGGCGAAAGGGAAGCGCtgggcgggtgggggcgggggagatggggcaatacccTCAGTAGATGGAAGCCATCAAGGGATCTCCTCCCGGACGTCTGGGGGGCCGCGCGTACACAGCGGGCTAATCTTATGACCACAGGGGacaccgacacacacacacacaacacacacacaccacctggGGAAAACGGAGCCTTCAGAATTCACAGCGCAAGTGCCTTCCCATCGCCTCTCACTCCTAAGGACCCAGTTGGCCCACGCTGCGTAATAaaatcccgcccccttccctctctttctctctctcccctcgacCCCACGCCatcaggatggggtggggagggagggggagaacccCACCCCAGCGGGACGCACATCGCCAACCCCAGACGACACGCACTGGACTAGCCGCTTCTTTCTCGTCCCGCGGCTTTGAAATCCTGAACCACAGACCTGCCATCCAAGAGACGGGACACGAGGCCTCGGGAGGAAGTCTCCAAGGGAACCACGGCCTTCTCGGGGGCCGCTGGGCCGGCGGGAGAGCCCGGCGGGTTGGTCCGCTGTCGCCGCAGGCGCGGAGGTGCCGGGCTATGTggccacgtgggccggggaggagatggagacgaACTCGCGGAGGATGTTTTTGGCCATCTCGATGTTGTTGTGAGCAATCACCAGCGCTTTCTGGATGTCCTGATAGGAGTAGCCCTGGCTCATGAGGCTCTCGATCTCTCCGGAGAGCTGGGGGGACGTGGCCGCGGCGGCGCCGCCCTGCTGGCAGCTCCCCGCCTTCCGCTCCGAGTTGATCCTCCGAGGAAAGGGCTTGGGGGGCCTCTCGGGAACCTGGGACCCATCGATGAAAcctggaagggtggggagaaagtGGGGAGCGGGCACAGCGGGTTCAGAGAACTTCCCGGTTTCGGAAGCCGGCCGGCGGGGCTCTCGCCCAGGGCCCAGATCCCGACGGACGAGCGCCCTGACTGCGGCCCGGATTTGCCGTAGGGCCTGCCGGGTCCCCTCCGGAGATGCTCGGGAGGCAtcgggcccggggccgcggccAGGAAGACCGCGGCCTCCCCGGGCGCCCGCGGAGAGCAGAAgagccccgcctccctctctgACAGCTGCTGCCCACGGGAGCCCCCTCGGGCTTCCCGAGCGACAGCGGCTCCGGGTGCCTCCCCGCGGGGCTCAACAGGtgcgagggggccggggccggctggGTGGGTGGTCACCGCCCCGCCCGGGCTGAGCCCAGGGTCCGCCCGGAGCGCTCCCGGCAGCCGaagcccctccctggccccgggAACTCAGCCAGGAACCAGAAACGTGTGGTCTGCACCATCCACTTTAATTACCAGTGAGGCATTATGTTCTCTTGGAACGGCTACAGATCTCATTAGCAGCCCAGCGCGGTAGGAGCTGCCACTCCGGGGGCTTCGGGCCCTCGGCTGACGAGATCCAGCAGCTGTGGGGTTCGGTCTGGCCAATCTCGTCCAGGGGCTACGGGGCCCGCGCTTCCCCTCTCGTCTCCcgcgccccgctccccccgccggcACCCCACGCACACGACATATGCCCAGCGAGGCCCTGAtgctcccgccccgccggggcccggcctcTGCTCCGGGGTGCCTCCGAGGGCCCCCGAGGGCGGGCAGAGGCCCCCACTCACCGGGGGTCGGATCCCCATCCAGAGACATTCGGCCGAAGGAGGAACTGGCGTTGGAGATATCCGACAGCGTCCGGCGGGCCAGGACCACCGGCACGGGCGGCTTGGGGAAGTCGTAGCCGTCGTCCTCGTTTTCGGACTCCTCGGGGCCATTGCTGGCCCGGGCTGCCGTCGGGTCGGCCTCCGCTGTGGAGACGGGACAGTGAGCTTCCTCCTCTAGGGAGGAGCCGACCGAGCCCCCGGAGGGGGCCCGGATCTCCTTCCCTTGTCCGCCGCAGGCCCAACGACTTACCGACCGAGGTCGGGAGCAGCGGCAGCTGCTGGCGCAGAGAGGGAGGCACGTCCGAGAGCTCGTTCaaaatttctccctcccctcctcccagaggATCAGCCAAAGGCAGGCAGGGGCCCGGGGCGGGTAGCTTTTTTGCCCTTTAACCCGGCAAGCCGGTTAATGGAGGAGTGGGCTGCTCGCCACCCACACGTGAAAGAATTTCACTAAGGCTGAAAAGCGGTGGGAACGGAGGGGGTGCCGCCAGCCTGGCAGGCCCGGGCAGGGCAGCTCCCAGACGCCTCCAGGCCTTCCCCGGGCGCAAGGACAGGCAGGGAGTCGGCTGGGAAACAGAAAGGGAAAGGGCTTTTCACGGTCGGCTTCAAGTCTATTGCCTGGGCGACCGGCGGAGCATGTCACGTGACTCTGCTCGGCGAGACTTCCTACTTGGATCGAGCCAGTGTGCCCGCCCGCCAGCCGGTCATTCCCCCTGCTTGCCACATGGTCTGGTCATTTTCTGGGCAGCCCCGGCGAGCCTTACCTGCGGCGTTGATCTGCACACCTGAGGCCGCGGCTGCCTGGGCCTGGATGTTGTACATGGCTTCGTAAGTACAGCTGTCCAGCGGCTGGTCGCAGTCAAACGTCCTgggtggcgggaggaggggaaggaagaagaaatcaaacacacacacacactccttcagGAAGAGGATCTGTCATCTTCGAGGAAACTAACCGGAGCAGTTTCTCCACCCCGTTCGGAACCCTGATGAAAGAGCCCATCCCCAAGCTTTCTTACGGGATAACGTTCTCCTCCCTTCGCCTGAGCCACTCACTGTCCAACCAGATCACACAAGCGCAATTGTGCCCGGGACTGCCCGGAGGGCAAAATAaagccgggcggggcgggggtggggtcggCGTGTGGCCGGGAAGCGGGGTCGGTGGCCGCCGATAGCTACTGGTGCCAGTACGGAGACGAGGGCAGAGTGGCG includes:
- the MCAM gene encoding cell surface glycoprotein MUC18 isoform X1; this translates as MELSGLPCALLLLLLASCSRRGAAGPGEVEVLMPEVLEVQVGETAHLRCDFFLPEGNYSYIKWFYLTKDQRNPIFYVYKGKGQANLGEFQDRLSLVSETQLDLARVTPRDEGDFVCQVGATDARTQENRTQLRVYKAPEEPTIQITTTGISVTNKNLEEIANCVGKNGYPAPNVTWYKNRTSLKQEKDKVNILSTRIKESNGLYTVSSHLWAQLEKGDENARFYCELSYRLPGGEHMLESKDVTIPIFYPSEKVWLEVSPVAPLKEGDTVVLQCQADGNPPPEFTYWKKDAAGQWQELKDTRGGPLTLKTVSREDSGHYQCRGLDLDALTELIGDEQQLLVNYVSNVRVHPKVAVGHEGGSLTVNCTAESNLPLDFQWQREKGSKILATGPILHLSDLSRDTAGGYRCVASVPGVAGLARSKPFNVSVHRSPRVTAKPGRVPVHENELVNLTCEASGHPQPKLSWSTNGTVLHQTINHHVLSTLSVLVTPELLETGVVCQATNKLGSNATTILLELVSFTTLTPGITAVPNSTPRADPTGRTNPNGTSTGDAVHKEHKRQESKGVVIVAIIVCILVLAVLGAVLYFLHKKGKLPCGRSGKQDITLPAVRKDEIVVEVKSDKLPEEMGLLQGTNGNKRAAGDQGEKYIDVKH
- the MCAM gene encoding cell surface glycoprotein MUC18 isoform X3 encodes the protein MELSGLPCALLLLLLASCSRRGAAGPGEVEVLMPEVLEVQVGETAHLRCDFFLPEGNYSYIKWFYLTKDQRNPIFYVYKGKGQANLGEFQDRLSLVSETQLDLARVTPRDEGDFVCQVGATDARTQENRTQLRVYKAPEEPTIQITTTGISVTNKNLEEIANCVGKNGYPAPNVTWYKNRTSLKQEKDKVNILSTRIKESNGLYTVSSHLWAQLEKGDENARFYCELSYRLPGGEHMLESKDVTIPIFYPSEKVWLEVSPVAPLKEGDTVVLQCQADGNPPPEFTYWKKDAAGQWQELKDTRGGPLTLKTVSREDSGHYQCRGLDLDALTELIGDEQQLLVNYVSNVRVHPKVAVGHEGGSLTVNCTAESNLPLDFQWQREKGSKILATGPILHLSDLSRDTAGGYRCVASVPGVAGLARSKPFNVSVHRSPRVTAKPGRVPVHENELVNLTCEASGHPQPKLSWSTNGTVLHQTINHHVLSTLSVLVTPELLETGVVCQATNKLGSNATTILLELVSFTTLTPGITAVPNSTPRADPTGRTNPNGTSTGDAVHKEHKRQESKGVVIVAIIVCILVLAVLGAVLYFLHKKGKLPCGRSGKQDMERSTSM
- the MCAM gene encoding cell surface glycoprotein MUC18 isoform X2 yields the protein MELSGLPCALLLLLLASCSRRGAAGPGEVEVLMPEVLEVQVGETAHLRCDFFLPEGNYSYIKWFYLTKDQRNPIFYVYKGKGQANLGEFQDRLSLVSETQLDLARVTPRDEGDFVCQVGATDARTQENRTQLRVYKAPEEPTIQITTTGISVTNKNLEEIANCVGKNGYPAPNVTWYKNRTSLKQEKDKVNILSTRIKESNGLYTVSSHLWAQLEKGDENARFYCELSYRLPGGEHMLESKDVTIPIFYPSEKVWLEVSPVAPLKEGDTVVLQCQADGNPPPEFTYWKKDAAGQWQELKDTRGGPLTLKTVSREDSGHYQCRGLDLDALTELIGDEQQLLVNYVSNVRVHPKVAVGHEGGSLTVNCTAESNLPLDFQWQREKGSKILATGPILHLSDLSRDTAGGYRCVASVPGVAGLARSKPFNVSVHRSPRVTAKPGRVPVHENELVNLTCEASGHPQPKLSWSTNGTVLHQTINHHVLSTLSVLVTPELLETGVVCQATNKLGSNATTILLELVSFTTLTPGITAVPNSTPRADPTGRTNPNGTSTEHKRQESKGVVIVAIIVCILVLAVLGAVLYFLHKKGKLPCGRSGKQDITLPAVRKDEIVVEVKSDKLPEEMGLLQGTNGNKRAAGDQGEKYIDVKH